From Acidimicrobiales bacterium:
GCGGCCGCCTACGTGCACCTGGACGTCACCCGCGAGGACGACTGGGCGACGGCGGTCGAGGCGGCGACGACCGGGTTCGGGAAGCTGGACGTGCTGGTCAACAATGCGGGGATCCTGCGGTTCGGCTCCATCGAGCGGACCTCCTTCGACGAGTACCGGCGGGTCATCGAGGTCAACCAGTTCGGCTGCTTCCTCGGCATGAAGGCAGCGATCCCGGCCCTCAGGACCGCTGGCGGAGGCGCCATCGTGAACATCTCCTCGACCCAGGGTCTCGAGGGAATGGCCGGGGCGTGCGCCTACTCGGCGAGCAAGTTCGCCGTTCGGGGCATGACCAAGTCCGCCGCATTGGAGCTCGGTCGATTCGGCATCCGGGTGAACTCGGTCCACCCCGGTGGCATCGATACGCCGATGCTGGCGCTCGATCAGGTGGACCAGGCCAACAAGGACGCTGGCTACCGGCACCAGCCGATCGGGCGCATCGGCAAGCCTGAAGAGGTGGCCCGGCTGGTGGCGTTCCTCGCCTCGGACGAGAGCTCGTACTCGACGGGGTCCGAGTTCCTGATCGAGGGCGGCATGACCGCAGGGCTCTCGTTTCCGGGCTTCGAGTGAACCTGCGCTACTCGGAGAGCGAGGAGCGATTCCGCGGTGAGCTGAGAGGGTGGCTCGACAAGGTGCTGCCGACGGTCGGTCCTCCGCCGGCGTCGGACGACTGGCCGGGGCGGCGCGCCTACGACACGGCTTGGCAGCGGATGCTGTACGAGGCGGGCTACGCCGGTATCAATTGGCCCAAGGAGCTGGGCGGACGGGGCGCTTCGCCGACCGAGCACCTGGTGTTCCTGGAGGAGACCGAGCGCGCCCACGCCCCCTACGTGGGGGTCAACTTCGTGGGGCTGCTGCACGCCGGACCCACGCTCATCGCCGAAGCCTCGCCCGAGCAGCGGTCCCGGTACCTGCCACCGATCCTGCGCGGCGACGAGGTGTGGTGCCAGGGCTTCTCCGAGCCAGGTGCGGGGTCGGACCTCGCCGCCCTGCGCACCCGCGCCGTGCGTGACGGCGACCACTACGTGGTGTCCGGGCAGAAGATCTGGACCTCGCACGCCGAGGTCGCCGACTTCTGCGAGCTCCTCGTCCGCACCGACCCCCACGCGCCCAAGCACCGGGGGATCTCGTGGCTGGTCCTGCCCATGGACAGCCCCGGCGTCGAGGTCCGCCCGCTGCGCACCATCTACGGGACGGCGGAGTTCAGCGAGGTCTTCCTCGACGAGGTGCGGGTGCCGGTGGCCAACCGGGTCGGCGTCGAGAACGACGGCTGGCGGGTGGCCATGGTCACCTTCAGCTTCGAGCGGGGCACGGCGTTCGTGAGCGAGCTGCTGCAGTCGATGGAGCTGCTCGAGAGCCTCGTCGGCATCGCCCGTTCGACGAGGGACGGCGCCCAACCCTGGGACGACCTCGGCGTCAGGCGTGAGCTCGGGCACCTGGCGGCCGACCTCGACGCCCTCTGGTCACTGACCAAGCGGAACGTCACCCAGGCGTCCAGGACCGGCGTGCCCGGTGTCGGGGGATCGGTGTTCAAGCTGCACTATTCCGAGGTCCGCCACCGTCTCGGCGACCTCGCCCTGCGGATCCTGGACCGGGCGGGGCTCTCCTTCGACGACCTCGGCGGCGCCCGCAGCGGAGAGCAGGTGAAGGGTTGGGTCCACGCCCTCTCCATCTCCATCGCCGCCGGCACCTCGCAGATTCAGCGCAACATCCTCGGCGAGCGCGTCCTGGGCCTGCCCCGGGAGCGTTGAGCCGCTCGAATCGAGGCGCGACGTGGACTTCGAGCTCAGCGAGGACCAGGAGGCCCTGCAGGACGCGGTGCGCAAGCTGTGCGCCGGTGCGTACCCGATGGCGACCGTCCGGTCGCTGGAGGCCCATGGCGGCGTGGAACGTGACCTGTGGCGTCGGCTGGCCGACGCCGGTGTGTTCTCCCTGCGTCTGCCCGAGCCCGATGGCGGGGTCGGCCTGGGTAGCAGCGAGGCCGTCCTCGTCTTCGAGGAGCTCGGCCGGGCCCTGGTGCCCGGACCGCTGCTGTGGAGCCACCTGGGCGCCGCGGTGGTCGATGGGGCCGCCTCGGGTGAGCTGGTCATCGGTGGCGTCGAGCGGCGGGGCCAGGGCGGTCCGCAACCTCTCCTGCTGGTCGAGCACCTCGCCGCCCTGGACCGACTGCTGGTGCTGGACGATGCGGGGGTGTGGGAGCTCGAGCCGACAGCCGTCAAGGGCGAGCTGGTGCCGCACCCGCTGGACCCCCTCACGCCCCTGCACGCGGTGCAGGAGCTGCCGCCTGGCATCCAGGTGGCGGGGCCTGACACGGCCGCCGCCTGGCGACTGGAGGGTGCCACCTTCGCCGCGGCCATCCTCCTCGGCCTGGCGGAGGCTGTCACTGACATGGCCGTTGCCTATGCCAAGGAGCGCCAGCAGTTCGATCGACCGGTCGGGTCCTTCCAGGCCGTCAAGCACATCCTGGCCGACATGCTGGTGCGAGCCGAGGTGGCCCGAGCCGCGGTCTACGCCGCCGGCGCACACCTCGACGATCCCGGCGTCGGAGACGTCCTGCGAGCGGTGACGGGGGCCAAGCTGATGGCGGGTGACGCCGCGCTGGCCAACGGCAAGGCGTGCATCCAGGTGCACGGCGGTATGGGCTTCACGTGGGAGGTCGACGCCCACCTGTACCTCAAGCGGGCCCGGGTCCTCGACACCGTGTTCGGCTCGACCCAGGCCCAGGCCGAGGTGATGGCCGCCCTCATCTGACGACACCCGGTGGCAAGCTGGCCGCCGTGCGCGCATGGACGGTCCGCCAGCTCGGCGAGCCCGCCGAGGCCCTCCGCCTCGAGGACGTCAAGGAGCCGACGCCCGGCCCGGGCGAGGTGGCGGTGGAGGTCGCCGCGTGTGGGCTCAATTTCGCCGACATCCTCCTGTGCCGGGGCCAGTACCAGCAGCGCCCTCCGCTGCCGTTCACGCCCGGGTTGGAGGCGAGCGGGCGGATCGTGGCGATCGGCGAAGGAGTCCGAGACCGGGCGTTCGGCCAGCGGGTCATCGCCGTGCCCCGTCTTCCTCACGGCGGATTGGCCGACCGTCTGATCACGGCGGCGGCGGCCACCTATCCGATCCCGGACGATCTCGATGACGTCGCCGCGGCGGCGCTGCACATCTCCTACCAGACCTCCTGGTTCGCGCTGCACCGCCGCGCCAGCCTGCGCCCCGGCGAGTGGCTGCTCGTCCATGCCGCTGCCGGTGGGGTGGGCTCGGCGGCGGTGCAGCTGGGGGTGGCCGCGGGGGCGCGGGTCATCGCCACCGCGGGTGGCGCCGAGAAGGTCGAGCTGTGCCGTCGGCTCGGGGCCGAGGTCGTCGTCGACTACTCGGCCGAGGATTTCGTTCCCGTCGTGCAGCGCGTCACCGGTGGCCACGGGGCCGACGTCGTCTACGACCCCGTCGGTGGCGACACGTTCGACCGCTCGCGGAAGGTCATCGCCTGGGAGGGACGACTGCTGGTCATCGGCTTCGCCAGCGGCCGCATCCCCGAGGTCCCCGCCAACCATCTCCTGGTGAAGAACTACGCGGTCGTCGGCCTCCACTGGGGCGCGTACACCGACCGCGATCCCACTGCGGTCGCCGAGTGCCACGCAGAGCTGGTGCGCCTGCACGGCGAGGGTGCGATCGCTCCGGTGGTGTTCACCGTGCTCGGCCTGGAGGAGGCGGTCGAGGGGCTCACACTGCTCGGCAGTCGGCGGACCTTCGGGAAGGTCGTGGTGAGGCCAGACGCCGGCCGTCAACCTGACGGGTCGACGCCCAGGTAGGCGGCCCTGACCGAGTCGTCGGCCAGCAGCGTCGCCGCGTCGCTGCTCTTCGCCACCCTGCCCGTCTCCAGGACGTAGGCCCGGTTGGCTCGCGCCAGGGCCTGGGCCGCGTTCTGCTCGACCAGAAGCACGGTGGTGCCCTGCTTGTTGATCTCGACGATGATGTCGAAGATCTGCTTCACCATCAGCGGGGCCAACCCCATCGACGGCTCGTCCAGCATCACCAGGTGCGGGCGGGCCATGAGGGCCCGGGCGATGGCGAGCATTTGCTGCTCGCCGCCCGAGAGCGTCCCGCCCGCCTGCGTGCGCCTGTCGGAGAGCTGAGGGAAGAGGCTGAAGGCCCGCTCGAAATCGTCGGAGAGCCGGCTTCTCGACGGCCGACCATACGCGCCCATCTCGAGGTTCTCCATCACCGACATGCCCGGGAAGATCCCGCGACCCTCGGGCACCTGGCACAGCCCAGCCCCGACCCGGCGGTGCCCCGGCACGTGGGTGATGTCTTCGTCCTGGAACCGGACGCGACCCGACGTCACCCGGCGCAGGCCGGAGATCGTCCGCAGCACGGTCGTCTTGCCCGCCCCGTTGGCCCCGATGAGGCTCACGATCTCGCCCTCGGCCACGGCCAATGACACGCCCTTGAGCGCCTCGACCTTGCCGTAGTGCACGTGGAGCGACTCGACCTCAAGCAGCATCGGTCGGCGCCCCCAGGTACGCGGTGATCACCGCCGGGTCCGTCCGCACCTCGGCCGGAAGCCCTTCAGCGATCTTGCGGCCGAAGTCGAGCACGGCCACGCGATCGCTGATCGTCATCACGACGCTCATGTCGTGCTCGATGAGCAGCACGGTGATGCCCCGGTCTCGAATGGCTCGCACCAGCGTCTGGAGAGCCGCCTTCTCCGGTGGGTTCATGCCCGCAGTGGGCTCGTCGAGCAGTAGCAGCCGGGGTTCGGTGGCCAGGGCCCGGGCGATCTCGAGTCGCCGTTGATCCCCGTAGGAGAGGTTGCTGGCGGCGTCATCCGCCAGCTGCTCGATGCCCACCAACGCCAGGAGCTCCAGCGCCATCGCCCGTCCGCCGCGCTCCTCAGCTCGGTGCGTCGGGAGGCCGAGGACCGCGCCGGGGATGCCGGTGCGATGGCGGGCGTCGGTTCCGACCAGCACGTTCTCCAAGACGGACATGTTGCCGAACAGTCTGAGGTTCTGGAAGGTACGAGCGACGCCAAGGCGCGTGACCTGATGGGGCTTGCGGCCCCGCAGCGACCGCCCTCCGAGGGTGAGAGATCCCTCGACGGGCTGGTACACGCCGGTGATGATGTTGAAGACCGTCGTCTTGCCCGCCCCGTTGGGCCCGATGAGGGAGAAGATCTCGCCCTCGTGGACCTGCAGATCCAGACCGGCGACCGCGACGACCCCCCCGAAGCGGACGGTCACGCCGGCGAGCTCGAGCAGGCGGTCCACGGCTAGGTCTTCTCTTCCTGCTCGACGATGGCCGTCGGCGCTGCCCCCGATGCCGTTCCCGTCCTCAGGCTGGATCGGCGTCGCCGAGATGGGAGGAGCCCCTCGGGGCGGAAGATCATCATGATCACGAGAGCTGCGCCGAAGATGAGGACCCGGTAGTCGGCGAAGCCCCTGAAGCGCTCGGGGAGCCAGGCCACGAGGAAGGCGCCGAGGATGACACCGGGCAAGTTCCCGGAGCCCCCGAGGACGACGGCCGAGAGCACGAGGATCGACAGCAGCAGCGGGAAGTTGTCGGGAGTGATGGCGATGTTCTTGGCCGCGAACATCACCCCCGCGGCGCCGCCGATCGTGCCGCCGATGGCGAACGCCCACAGCTTGAACCGGAAGGTCGGCACCCCCATGAGGGCC
This genomic window contains:
- a CDS encoding NADPH:quinone oxidoreductase family protein: MRAWTVRQLGEPAEALRLEDVKEPTPGPGEVAVEVAACGLNFADILLCRGQYQQRPPLPFTPGLEASGRIVAIGEGVRDRAFGQRVIAVPRLPHGGLADRLITAAAATYPIPDDLDDVAAAALHISYQTSWFALHRRASLRPGEWLLVHAAAGGVGSAAVQLGVAAGARVIATAGGAEKVELCRRLGAEVVVDYSAEDFVPVVQRVTGGHGADVVYDPVGGDTFDRSRKVIAWEGRLLVIGFASGRIPEVPANHLLVKNYAVVGLHWGAYTDRDPTAVAECHAELVRLHGEGAIAPVVFTVLGLEEAVEGLTLLGSRRTFGKVVVRPDAGRQPDGSTPR
- a CDS encoding acyl-CoA dehydrogenase family protein is translated as MNLRYSESEERFRGELRGWLDKVLPTVGPPPASDDWPGRRAYDTAWQRMLYEAGYAGINWPKELGGRGASPTEHLVFLEETERAHAPYVGVNFVGLLHAGPTLIAEASPEQRSRYLPPILRGDEVWCQGFSEPGAGSDLAALRTRAVRDGDHYVVSGQKIWTSHAEVADFCELLVRTDPHAPKHRGISWLVLPMDSPGVEVRPLRTIYGTAEFSEVFLDEVRVPVANRVGVENDGWRVAMVTFSFERGTAFVSELLQSMELLESLVGIARSTRDGAQPWDDLGVRRELGHLAADLDALWSLTKRNVTQASRTGVPGVGGSVFKLHYSEVRHRLGDLALRILDRAGLSFDDLGGARSGEQVKGWVHALSISIAAGTSQIQRNILGERVLGLPRER
- a CDS encoding ABC transporter ATP-binding protein, with product MLLEVESLHVHYGKVEALKGVSLAVAEGEIVSLIGANGAGKTTVLRTISGLRRVTSGRVRFQDEDITHVPGHRRVGAGLCQVPEGRGIFPGMSVMENLEMGAYGRPSRSRLSDDFERAFSLFPQLSDRRTQAGGTLSGGEQQMLAIARALMARPHLVMLDEPSMGLAPLMVKQIFDIIVEINKQGTTVLLVEQNAAQALARANRAYVLETGRVAKSSDAATLLADDSVRAAYLGVDPSG
- a CDS encoding glucose 1-dehydrogenase; translated protein: MGRLDGKVALISGGARGQGEAEARLFAAEGAKVVLGDVLDDVGEKLAVEIGDAAAYVHLDVTREDDWATAVEAATTGFGKLDVLVNNAGILRFGSIERTSFDEYRRVIEVNQFGCFLGMKAAIPALRTAGGGAIVNISSTQGLEGMAGACAYSASKFAVRGMTKSAALELGRFGIRVNSVHPGGIDTPMLALDQVDQANKDAGYRHQPIGRIGKPEEVARLVAFLASDESSYSTGSEFLIEGGMTAGLSFPGFE
- a CDS encoding acyl-CoA dehydrogenase family protein, coding for MDFELSEDQEALQDAVRKLCAGAYPMATVRSLEAHGGVERDLWRRLADAGVFSLRLPEPDGGVGLGSSEAVLVFEELGRALVPGPLLWSHLGAAVVDGAASGELVIGGVERRGQGGPQPLLLVEHLAALDRLLVLDDAGVWELEPTAVKGELVPHPLDPLTPLHAVQELPPGIQVAGPDTAAAWRLEGATFAAAILLGLAEAVTDMAVAYAKERQQFDRPVGSFQAVKHILADMLVRAEVARAAVYAAGAHLDDPGVGDVLRAVTGAKLMAGDAALANGKACIQVHGGMGFTWEVDAHLYLKRARVLDTVFGSTQAQAEVMAALI
- a CDS encoding ABC transporter ATP-binding protein — encoded protein: MDRLLELAGVTVRFGGVVAVAGLDLQVHEGEIFSLIGPNGAGKTTVFNIITGVYQPVEGSLTLGGRSLRGRKPHQVTRLGVARTFQNLRLFGNMSVLENVLVGTDARHRTGIPGAVLGLPTHRAEERGGRAMALELLALVGIEQLADDAASNLSYGDQRRLEIARALATEPRLLLLDEPTAGMNPPEKAALQTLVRAIRDRGITVLLIEHDMSVVMTISDRVAVLDFGRKIAEGLPAEVRTDPAVITAYLGAPTDAA